One Kiritimatiellia bacterium genomic region harbors:
- a CDS encoding SGNH/GDSL hydrolase family protein: MRRRLAKVVLFLLSLGVGLSIVDTLLARLDPSLEPPPRVERVIRLREHAPNQNRWVRPTREYMQGVDSLERKFYRLATDENGFIMPSAIHETPDIELVFLGGSTTECLYVDETNRFPYLAGRLLESRTGLRINSYNGGHSGNHSMHSLNVLINKVLPMQPDAVILCHNINDFATLLYEGT; this comes from the coding sequence ATGCGGCGCCGGCTGGCCAAAGTCGTTTTATTTCTTCTAAGTCTCGGTGTCGGACTATCTATCGTTGACACCCTGCTTGCTCGACTGGATCCCAGCCTCGAGCCCCCTCCGAGGGTCGAGCGCGTCATCCGGCTTCGGGAGCACGCGCCGAACCAAAATCGTTGGGTTCGGCCGACTCGCGAATATATGCAGGGTGTCGATTCGCTTGAACGGAAATTCTATCGGTTGGCCACGGATGAAAATGGTTTTATCATGCCCTCGGCCATTCATGAAACGCCCGATATTGAGCTCGTCTTTTTGGGTGGATCGACAACCGAGTGCCTATATGTAGATGAAACCAATCGATTCCCGTATCTCGCCGGCCGTTTGCTCGAGTCGCGGACGGGATTGCGCATCAATTCCTACAATGGCGGCCATAGCGGGAACCATTCGATGCATTCCCTCAACGTGCTGATTAATAAAGTTTTGCCCATGCAGCCCGACGCCGTCATCCTCTGCCACAATATCAATGATTTTGCGACGCTGCTCTACGAAGGCACATAA
- the acs gene encoding acetate--CoA ligase yields the protein MHEIESHLKEQRTFHPPPEFARRARISSLAEYERLYRESVENPGEFWLRMTRENIEWAVPPTRGFSQRFDIIGEKAEPYVEYFADGRLNVCANCLDRHIRAGRANRTALIWQGEREDEHRTITYGELHRMVCRMANVLKKHGVKKGTTVTIFMPMIPELPAAVLACARLGAIHSVVFSAFSPDSLKSRIQDCQSYMVLTSDVGFHAGKVIDLKNKTDQALADCPSVKKVLVYNRGNTPVSMQPGRDYWWHEELASPDISDDCPAEAFDAETPLFILYTSGSTGKPKGVLHTSGGYLTYAHVTFKYVFDYREEDIFWCTADVGWITGHSYLVYGPLSNGATCVMFEGVPTWPQPNRYWKIIQDRKVTIFYTAPTAIRALMRLGEEWPNQFDLSSLRLLGTVGEPINPEAWMWYHRVIGRERCPIVDTWWQTETGGIMIVTLPGAMPTKPGSAGRPFFGVQPVILKEDGTEAGVDEGGALFIRHSWPGMLRGVYGDPRSELIKKVYFSRVPGLYFTGDGCRRDADGYYWLLGRIDDVLNVSAHRISTAELESALVSHPAVAEAAVVGYPHETKGQGIYCYVTLKKGFEPSEELRKALIQTVRTQIGPIATPDKIHFADALPKTRSGKIMRRILRKIAEGQLDQIGDTSTLADPTVVETLVRGRL from the coding sequence ATGCACGAAATCGAGTCGCATCTGAAAGAACAGCGCACGTTTCATCCGCCGCCCGAGTTTGCGCGCCGCGCCCGCATCTCGTCCCTGGCCGAATATGAGCGGCTTTACCGGGAATCCGTGGAGAATCCCGGCGAATTCTGGCTGCGGATGACCCGGGAAAACATCGAATGGGCCGTGCCGCCCACCCGCGGGTTTTCTCAGCGATTTGACATCATCGGCGAGAAGGCGGAGCCCTATGTGGAATATTTTGCAGACGGCCGGCTGAATGTTTGCGCGAACTGCCTAGACCGGCATATCCGCGCCGGCCGAGCGAACCGCACCGCGCTGATCTGGCAGGGCGAGCGCGAGGACGAACACCGCACGATCACCTACGGCGAACTGCACCGCATGGTTTGCCGGATGGCAAACGTCTTGAAAAAGCATGGCGTCAAAAAAGGCACGACCGTCACCATTTTCATGCCGATGATCCCCGAACTGCCGGCCGCCGTCCTGGCGTGCGCGCGGCTCGGCGCCATCCATTCGGTCGTGTTTTCCGCATTCAGCCCCGATTCACTGAAAAGTCGAATTCAGGACTGCCAGTCGTACATGGTCCTCACGAGCGACGTCGGATTCCACGCAGGCAAGGTTATCGATCTAAAGAACAAAACCGACCAGGCGTTGGCCGATTGCCCGAGCGTTAAAAAGGTGCTCGTCTATAATCGCGGAAACACGCCGGTGTCCATGCAGCCGGGGCGGGACTACTGGTGGCATGAAGAGTTGGCGTCCCCCGACATTTCCGATGACTGTCCAGCGGAAGCGTTTGATGCCGAAACCCCGCTCTTCATCCTCTACACCAGCGGCAGCACGGGCAAACCCAAGGGAGTCCTGCACACCAGTGGGGGTTACCTGACCTATGCCCATGTAACCTTCAAATATGTGTTTGACTACCGTGAGGAGGACATCTTTTGGTGCACCGCAGACGTAGGCTGGATCACCGGGCATTCGTATCTCGTCTACGGCCCGCTCTCCAACGGGGCGACCTGCGTGATGTTCGAGGGCGTGCCGACATGGCCCCAGCCTAATCGGTATTGGAAAATCATTCAGGACCGCAAGGTCACCATTTTTTACACCGCGCCCACGGCAATCCGCGCCCTGATGCGGCTCGGCGAGGAATGGCCGAACCAATTTGATTTGTCCTCTCTGCGCCTCCTAGGCACCGTCGGCGAGCCGATCAACCCTGAGGCGTGGATGTGGTATCACCGCGTCATCGGGCGGGAACGATGCCCGATCGTGGACACGTGGTGGCAGACAGAAACGGGCGGAATCATGATCGTCACGCTGCCCGGAGCAATGCCGACCAAACCTGGTTCCGCCGGCCGGCCCTTCTTCGGCGTACAGCCGGTCATCCTCAAGGAAGACGGCACCGAGGCCGGCGTCGATGAAGGAGGAGCGCTCTTCATCCGGCACTCCTGGCCAGGCATGTTGCGCGGCGTCTATGGCGATCCCCGCAGCGAACTGATCAAAAAAGTTTATTTCTCCCGCGTGCCGGGCCTTTACTTCACGGGCGATGGCTGCCGTCGCGACGCGGATGGCTACTACTGGCTCCTCGGGCGCATTGATGACGTCTTGAATGTCTCCGCCCATCGGATATCGACCGCCGAACTCGAAAGTGCCCTCGTATCGCATCCCGCCGTCGCGGAGGCGGCCGTGGTGGGATACCCCCACGAAACGAAGGGGCAGGGGATTTACTGCTACGTCACGCTGAAAAAAGGATTCGAGCCGTCGGAAGAGTTGCGGAAGGCGCTCATTCAGACCGTGCGGACCCAGATCGGCCCGATCGCAACGCCGGACAAGATCCACTTTGCCGACGCGCTCCCCAAGACCCGCTCGGGCAAGATCATGCGCCGTATCCTTCGAAAGATCGCAGAGGGCCAGCTCGACCAGATCGGCGACACAAGCACCCTGGCAGATCCCACCGTTGTGGAAACTCTGGTCCGCGGGCGCCTCTAG
- the tgt gene encoding tRNA guanosine(34) transglycosylase Tgt: protein MSRIGEFEIVARDPHSAARRGRLYTAHGVVDTPVFMPVGTQGTVKAMSPAELEEMDCQILLGNTYHLNDRPGMEVIANAGGLHRFMGWNRAILTDSGGFQVFSLTRLRKVTDEGVEFRSHNDGARHFLGPVEAMAIQRTLGSDIAMTFDECPPYPCERDYACKAVERTLTWAALCAKQPRAEGQLVFGIVQGGVYPDLRERCARELVSIGFDGYAIGGVSVGEPEELIIPGVEMGVVALPEDRPRYLMGVGGLGQMVEAVARGVDMFDCVLPTRVARNGTAVTRRGRYSLRNAEHKFALEPIEEGCRCYACRNFTRSYIRHLLNVDEILGIRLLTIHNLYCHFSLMKDIREAIETGTFSALREEFRATAACRSGRGP from the coding sequence ATGAGTCGGATCGGCGAGTTTGAAATTGTCGCCCGCGACCCGCACTCCGCCGCTAGGCGCGGGCGCTTGTACACCGCGCACGGCGTGGTGGACACCCCCGTGTTCATGCCGGTCGGGACGCAGGGAACCGTCAAAGCCATGTCCCCGGCCGAGCTCGAGGAAATGGATTGCCAGATTCTCCTCGGCAACACCTATCACCTGAACGACCGCCCAGGCATGGAAGTAATCGCCAACGCTGGCGGGCTGCACCGGTTCATGGGGTGGAACCGGGCGATCCTGACCGACAGCGGCGGCTTTCAGGTCTTCAGCCTCACTCGGCTGCGAAAGGTGACCGATGAGGGCGTCGAGTTCCGTTCCCACAATGATGGGGCGCGGCACTTTCTCGGTCCGGTCGAGGCGATGGCCATTCAGCGCACGCTCGGTTCCGATATCGCGATGACCTTCGACGAGTGTCCGCCCTATCCCTGCGAGCGGGATTACGCTTGCAAGGCCGTGGAGCGAACCCTAACGTGGGCGGCTTTGTGCGCGAAGCAGCCGCGCGCCGAAGGCCAACTGGTCTTCGGCATCGTGCAGGGCGGGGTCTACCCCGATCTGCGGGAGCGGTGCGCTCGCGAATTAGTGTCGATCGGATTCGATGGATACGCGATCGGCGGCGTGAGCGTTGGCGAGCCGGAAGAACTGATCATCCCTGGCGTTGAGATGGGCGTCGTTGCCCTGCCGGAGGACCGACCACGCTATCTGATGGGCGTGGGCGGACTCGGGCAGATGGTTGAGGCCGTCGCCCGTGGGGTGGATATGTTCGACTGTGTCCTGCCGACGCGCGTGGCGCGAAACGGCACAGCAGTCACGCGCCGAGGCCGTTACTCGCTCCGCAATGCGGAGCACAAGTTCGCGCTCGAGCCGATCGAGGAGGGTTGCCGATGCTACGCGTGCCGGAATTTCACGCGCTCGTACATCCGGCATCTATTAAATGTGGATGAAATTTTGGGCATTCGGTTGCTGACAATTCACAATCTGTATTGCCATTTTTCACTGATGAAGGACATTCGCGAAGCGATCGAGACCGGCACGTTTTCGGCGCTGCGTGAGGAATTTCGAGCGACCGCCGCATGCCGGTCTGGCCGCGGACCCTGA
- the yajC gene encoding preprotein translocase subunit YajC translates to MRFCMLAMAPPPGAESEQSPLFMFGWLAIMLLLFYVMLIRPQRRREKERQEMLSKIKTGDRVLFAGGIIGIVSNVKEKSVVIRVAEKTKLEVVKGAINQVLASGELPADVDQEHTPVSK, encoded by the coding sequence ATGAGATTCTGCATGCTTGCCATGGCGCCGCCACCCGGCGCGGAGTCCGAACAGTCGCCCTTGTTCATGTTTGGGTGGCTGGCGATCATGCTTCTGCTGTTCTATGTGATGTTGATACGTCCCCAGCGCCGACGCGAGAAAGAGCGGCAGGAAATGCTCTCGAAAATCAAGACAGGTGACCGCGTGCTGTTCGCGGGCGGAATCATTGGCATCGTTTCGAACGTGAAGGAAAAAAGCGTCGTCATCCGAGTTGCCGAGAAGACGAAGCTCGAGGTCGTGAAGGGCGCGATCAATCAGGTACTGGCGAGCGGCGAGTTGCCCGCCGACGTGGACCAGGAGCATACGCCCGTCTCCAAGTAA
- the secD gene encoding protein translocase subunit SecD yields MDKQSVWKWLLLIALTAWSIAVVYPPSEKIRLGLDLQGGTRFVLQVETAELDENAARDAQARAIEVIRNRVDAMGVAEPVIYAEPGNRIVVEIPGLKTEDRARAIKNIQSAAYLEFRLVHPENDRLVEDFLNKGVAPEGYRIVTVPTPGGREEKLLRRDKSRDPVGTTEEEVRRRVAAFNAPPGYELLLERVRRNEQDLFRPAYVHKRAELKGDSIANAGIDYDMVQRPVVTLSFDRRGAKRFENLTRDYAPGGAKNPGNQMRQLAIVLDGTLYSAPTIREPIYGGNAQITGSFTLREAQDLALVLRAGALPAPVRLLEERTVDPTLGQDSIASGRTATLIGAAATVLFMVVYYQLAGVVANGALLMNLVLFPVALIITGGFLSVFANTGEAGSAVQLPTLTLPGIAGIALTIGMAVDANVLIFERMREEQKLGKRFKFVIEAGYQKAWSAIFDANITTLITAIILFWQGTGPVRGYAVTLSAGVIVSMYTALVITRMLFDLLSRGSIQSLRMLELIRETRFDFLRHAKLFIGLSVAVIVATWGVFISKGPANFGVDFLGGDAVTLQFSEKAPVDQIRATLEAAGIRDATIQYQRAAVVEGSESIHEYLEIKSPFGTGKQAAEAITGAFAAQGFRVIKEDSIGPQIGRELQRKAIIATLAAMAALIIYVSIRFEFPFAVGAVVAVFHDVLIAVGVFCLLGGTLDLTMIAAVLTIIGYSVNDTIVIFDRIRENLKLNPGKPFAELANLSINQTLSRTILTTLTTLFVVVALLLFGGGAIYELSMLLFIGMIAGIYSTIYIATPVAMLWHRKDKAPTGVV; encoded by the coding sequence ATGGATAAGCAGTCGGTCTGGAAATGGCTTTTGCTAATCGCGCTTACGGCATGGTCGATCGCAGTCGTCTATCCTCCTTCCGAAAAAATTCGGCTCGGGCTCGACCTGCAGGGCGGCACGCGCTTCGTGCTCCAGGTCGAAACCGCCGAGCTCGACGAGAACGCCGCGCGCGATGCGCAGGCCCGCGCCATCGAAGTCATTCGAAACCGTGTCGATGCGATGGGCGTCGCCGAACCCGTCATCTACGCCGAGCCCGGCAACCGGATCGTCGTGGAAATTCCCGGTCTGAAGACCGAAGACCGCGCGCGCGCGATCAAGAACATCCAGAGCGCCGCCTATCTCGAATTCCGACTGGTCCACCCGGAAAATGACCGGCTCGTCGAAGACTTCCTGAACAAGGGGGTTGCTCCAGAGGGATATCGAATTGTGACTGTTCCCACGCCCGGCGGCCGCGAGGAAAAATTGTTGCGGCGCGACAAATCGCGGGATCCCGTCGGCACAACGGAAGAAGAGGTCCGCCGGCGCGTCGCCGCCTTCAATGCGCCGCCGGGTTACGAGCTGTTGCTCGAGCGCGTGCGGAGGAATGAGCAAGACCTCTTCCGACCCGCCTACGTGCACAAGCGCGCGGAGCTGAAGGGGGACAGTATTGCTAATGCGGGAATCGACTACGACATGGTTCAGCGCCCGGTTGTCACCCTCAGCTTTGACCGCCGCGGAGCCAAGCGTTTCGAAAACCTCACTCGGGATTACGCGCCCGGCGGAGCGAAGAATCCCGGAAACCAGATGCGACAGCTCGCAATCGTCCTGGACGGCACACTCTATTCCGCGCCCACGATTCGCGAGCCAATCTACGGCGGCAACGCTCAGATCACGGGCAGCTTCACCCTGCGCGAGGCGCAGGACCTCGCCCTCGTGCTCCGAGCCGGCGCCCTTCCTGCCCCCGTTCGTTTGCTTGAGGAGCGCACGGTAGACCCAACACTCGGGCAGGATTCCATAGCCTCCGGGCGAACCGCCACGCTGATCGGCGCGGCGGCAACCGTCCTCTTCATGGTCGTTTATTACCAACTCGCGGGCGTCGTGGCGAACGGCGCGCTGCTGATGAACCTCGTCTTGTTTCCTGTCGCGCTCATCATCACCGGCGGCTTTCTCAGCGTGTTTGCGAACACCGGCGAGGCAGGAAGCGCGGTCCAACTGCCGACACTCACCCTGCCCGGCATCGCCGGCATCGCCCTCACGATCGGTATGGCGGTCGATGCGAATGTCCTGATCTTTGAGCGCATGCGTGAAGAGCAAAAGCTGGGCAAACGCTTCAAATTCGTCATCGAGGCGGGCTACCAGAAGGCGTGGAGCGCCATTTTCGACGCCAACATTACGACCTTAATCACCGCCATCATCCTCTTCTGGCAGGGCACAGGGCCTGTGCGCGGCTACGCCGTCACCCTGTCCGCCGGCGTCATCGTCAGCATGTACACGGCGCTCGTCATCACGCGCATGCTTTTCGACCTGCTGAGCCGCGGGTCGATTCAGTCGCTCCGCATGCTGGAGCTCATCCGCGAAACACGGTTCGACTTTCTCCGCCATGCCAAGCTATTCATAGGCCTTTCGGTTGCAGTGATCGTGGCAACATGGGGGGTATTCATTTCAAAGGGACCGGCCAATTTCGGAGTCGATTTTCTCGGGGGCGACGCGGTCACTCTTCAATTTTCGGAAAAGGCCCCCGTAGATCAGATCCGCGCGACGTTGGAAGCGGCCGGAATTCGAGACGCGACCATCCAATACCAGCGGGCCGCTGTCGTCGAGGGCTCGGAATCTATCCACGAATATCTGGAAATCAAATCGCCGTTCGGCACGGGCAAGCAGGCCGCCGAGGCCATCACAGGAGCCTTCGCGGCACAGGGATTCCGAGTGATCAAGGAGGACAGCATCGGCCCGCAAATCGGGCGAGAACTTCAGCGTAAGGCCATCATCGCCACGCTCGCTGCGATGGCGGCGCTTATTATCTATGTGTCGATCCGGTTTGAATTTCCCTTTGCCGTGGGCGCAGTGGTTGCCGTCTTCCATGACGTTCTCATCGCCGTCGGCGTGTTCTGCCTGCTCGGCGGAACGTTGGACCTCACGATGATTGCCGCCGTGCTTACGATCATCGGCTACTCGGTGAACGACACGATCGTGATCTTCGACCGGATTCGCGAGAATCTGAAACTGAACCCGGGCAAGCCGTTTGCCGAGCTTGCGAATCTCAGCATCAACCAAACGCTGTCTCGGACGATTCTCACGACGTTGACAACCCTGTTTGTTGTCGTTGCGCTGCTCCTCTTCGGCGGAGGCGCGATCTACGAGCTGTCGATGTTGCTCTTCATCGGCATGATCGCGGGCATTTATTCCACCATCTACATCGCGACGCCCGTCGCGATGCTCTGGCATCGGAAGGACAAAGCGCCGACCGGTGTCGTCTGA
- the recJ gene encoding single-stranded-DNA-specific exonuclease RecJ, translating into MSSDRLKQLPAFREKRWRDNAAAAIPEPEWARELKLPPPIARLLAARGILSADQAQSFLSPRLSSLGDPFALPNMRAAVDRIWQALLRNETIAVFGDYDVDGITSTALMTRVLRAMGGRVHPFLPHRLEEGYGLGLDAFRRCVETVRPSLLVTVDCGTGSVDAVQEAARLGIDVVITDHHEPGSRTAPALAVVNPKLHADSSLHSLAGVGVAFKLCHALVKQGRLDGHPAASALDLRLFLDLVAMGTIADVVPLVGENRTFVRHGLSAINRNAQPGLRALIDVVGIERQVDVWEVSYLLAPRLNAAGRLGDAQCALELLLADEGPDLVHRARALDESNRKRRELEDQTLREAIADLDSRFDPARDFGLVVAGEGWHPGVIGIVASRLLQRFGRPTVVISINGEEARGSCRGIEGFHVVKALERCAELLDRYGGHAAAAGLQLEPSRIPKFADAFNKAAADLMDRRPPQPSIVIDGWVGLHSIDEDFLEALDRLRPFGIGNPAPTWAVRGVSLAQPPRVVGSGHLKLLLAEGGRLYDAIGWGMGPREVPEGPLDVAFQPRREWFNDVQRISLHIQDFRPATPP; encoded by the coding sequence GTGTCGTCTGATCGGCTCAAACAACTCCCGGCTTTTCGGGAAAAACGGTGGCGCGACAACGCGGCTGCCGCGATTCCGGAGCCCGAGTGGGCGCGCGAGCTGAAGCTGCCGCCGCCGATCGCAAGGTTGTTGGCGGCCCGCGGCATCCTCAGCGCAGACCAGGCGCAGAGCTTCTTGAGCCCTCGCCTGAGTTCCCTGGGAGATCCTTTCGCGCTGCCCAACATGCGCGCCGCCGTCGACCGGATTTGGCAGGCCCTGCTCAGGAATGAGACGATCGCAGTGTTTGGCGATTACGACGTTGACGGCATTACCAGTACGGCCCTGATGACGCGTGTGCTTCGCGCGATGGGTGGCCGAGTCCATCCCTTTCTGCCGCACCGGCTCGAAGAGGGATATGGCCTGGGGCTGGACGCCTTCCGCCGATGTGTCGAAACAGTCCGTCCATCTCTCCTCGTCACGGTCGACTGCGGGACGGGATCTGTCGACGCTGTTCAGGAGGCCGCCCGCCTCGGGATCGATGTCGTCATCACGGACCACCATGAGCCCGGTTCGCGGACGGCTCCGGCATTGGCCGTAGTGAACCCGAAGCTGCATGCCGATTCCTCCCTGCATTCGCTTGCCGGTGTCGGTGTCGCGTTCAAACTCTGCCACGCCCTTGTCAAACAGGGCCGTCTGGACGGTCACCCCGCCGCATCAGCGCTGGACCTCCGCCTGTTTCTCGACCTCGTGGCGATGGGCACCATTGCCGATGTCGTCCCGTTGGTCGGCGAGAACCGAACCTTTGTCCGTCACGGGCTGTCGGCGATCAACCGAAACGCGCAGCCAGGGCTTCGCGCCCTCATCGACGTCGTAGGCATCGAGCGGCAGGTGGACGTCTGGGAAGTCAGTTACCTGCTCGCCCCTCGACTCAATGCGGCAGGCCGTCTCGGCGATGCTCAGTGCGCGCTCGAGTTGTTATTGGCGGATGAGGGGCCGGATCTCGTCCATAGGGCGCGGGCGCTTGACGAGTCGAATCGAAAGCGCCGCGAGCTGGAAGACCAAACGCTTCGCGAAGCCATCGCCGATCTCGACTCGCGCTTTGACCCGGCGCGCGACTTTGGCCTCGTCGTCGCAGGCGAAGGATGGCATCCCGGCGTCATTGGGATTGTCGCCTCGCGCCTCCTTCAGCGCTTCGGCCGGCCGACAGTCGTCATCTCCATAAACGGAGAAGAAGCCCGAGGCTCTTGTCGGGGCATCGAGGGCTTCCATGTTGTAAAGGCTCTTGAACGGTGCGCGGAGCTTTTGGACCGCTACGGCGGACATGCGGCCGCCGCCGGGCTTCAATTGGAGCCCTCGCGTATTCCGAAATTCGCCGACGCATTCAACAAGGCGGCCGCTGACCTGATGGACCGGCGCCCACCGCAGCCCAGCATCGTCATCGATGGCTGGGTAGGCCTCCACTCGATCGACGAGGATTTTCTCGAAGCCCTCGACCGACTTCGACCCTTCGGCATCGGAAATCCTGCGCCCACCTGGGCCGTCCGCGGTGTCAGCCTGGCCCAGCCTCCGCGCGTGGTCGGGTCTGGACACCTCAAGCTGCTGCTCGCCGAAGGCGGTCGGCTTTATGACGCGATCGGCTGGGGGATGGGACCTCGCGAGGTTCCGGAAGGTCCCCTCGATGTTGCGTTTCAGCCGCGCCGGGAATGGTTCAACGACGTTCAACGCATTTCGCTCCACATTCAGGATTTTCGGCCCGCGACACCTCCGTGA
- the ubiE gene encoding bifunctional demethylmenaquinone methyltransferase/2-methoxy-6-polyprenyl-1,4-benzoquinol methylase UbiE, with protein MQNGTPRTEPSRHEVWRMFDRIAPRYDLLNRVLSGGIDVRWRARIAKLLPPGERLRLLDVATGTADQILLLMERAPSIVEAVGIDLAENMLELGREKVSRQLPGRAVTLKRGDALAIPEPDASFDVCTISFGIRNVTDVVAALREMRRVLRPGGRAFVLEFSQPEARWFRALYYFYLRHLLPAVGGWLSGDRSAYRYLNVTIESFPSGEAFCELMRRAGFSNVHAVPLTMGIATIYHGDASP; from the coding sequence ATGCAGAACGGCACGCCGAGGACAGAGCCATCCCGCCATGAAGTGTGGCGTATGTTTGACCGCATCGCGCCGCGCTATGATCTTCTCAATCGCGTTCTGTCCGGCGGCATCGATGTGCGCTGGCGCGCGCGCATTGCAAAACTCCTCCCGCCCGGCGAACGCCTCCGGCTGCTAGACGTCGCAACCGGTACGGCCGACCAAATCCTTTTGCTCATGGAGCGGGCGCCGTCCATTGTCGAGGCAGTCGGCATTGACTTGGCCGAAAACATGCTTGAGCTTGGACGTGAAAAAGTGTCGCGCCAACTGCCGGGCCGCGCCGTCACGCTCAAGCGAGGTGACGCGCTCGCGATACCGGAGCCGGATGCCTCGTTCGACGTTTGTACCATCTCGTTCGGCATCCGGAATGTCACCGACGTCGTTGCCGCGCTTCGCGAGATGCGCCGCGTGCTGCGGCCCGGCGGCCGCGCTTTCGTCCTCGAATTTTCGCAGCCCGAGGCCCGTTGGTTTCGCGCGCTCTATTACTTTTATCTCCGCCATCTCCTGCCCGCCGTGGGCGGCTGGCTCTCTGGAGACCGCAGCGCGTATCGATACCTGAACGTGACCATCGAATCGTTCCCCAGCGGAGAGGCATTCTGCGAACTCATGCGCCGGGCGGGATTTTCGAATGTTCACGCAGTTCCCCTTACGATGGGAATCGCGACGATCTACCACGGCGACGCCTCCCCATGA
- a CDS encoding isochorismate synthase: protein MSTAAQAWMDARDRLLARAASARGPCRLRETVGEPVDLLDWLSAQQHRIRGYWLDRDGDLEVAAIGEALEIKGTVPGAFGPCVESARAALADADPDMRFYGGFRFGPWHPSDPAWRPFQAYRFIVPQVELVRRGDGAPELVCNVIGSGHGTDEAVSILRSLAPLPSAGVASSRPSVATRHDSPDRAGWIEMVGRALKEIRAGALQKIVLARRACFTLDRPADPFFLIRRIRDESGKCFLYAGVHGAGFAFIGASPERLFSRSGRQILSEALAGTRPRGTSPAEDAAAARALLGDPKERREHRLVVDGILESLKSLTTDLRAAEEPEILKLARVLHLLTPIEGRLADGVDDGQLLHALHPTPALGGQPRVAALDRIAQLEAFDRGWYGGPIGWISRDAAEFAVAIRCGLVSSSMLCLFAGAGIVEGSDPEREWAETESKLSGFLAMLGC, encoded by the coding sequence ATGAGCACGGCCGCGCAGGCCTGGATGGACGCGCGTGATCGGCTCCTCGCTCGAGCTGCCTCCGCGCGAGGCCCGTGCCGACTTCGCGAGACGGTGGGCGAGCCGGTCGACCTGCTCGACTGGTTGTCCGCTCAGCAACATCGGATTCGAGGATATTGGCTAGATCGAGATGGCGATCTTGAGGTGGCCGCGATCGGGGAAGCCTTGGAAATCAAGGGCACCGTGCCCGGCGCTTTTGGACCGTGCGTCGAATCAGCGCGCGCCGCGCTCGCTGACGCCGACCCGGATATGCGTTTTTACGGGGGCTTCCGGTTTGGCCCTTGGCATCCGAGCGATCCGGCGTGGCGACCCTTTCAAGCCTATCGATTTATCGTGCCCCAGGTGGAGCTGGTTCGCCGCGGTGATGGGGCGCCCGAACTGGTCTGCAATGTGATCGGGTCAGGTCACGGTACGGACGAAGCCGTAAGCATCTTGCGGTCGCTGGCCCCGCTCCCGAGCGCGGGTGTAGCGTCTTCGCGACCCAGTGTGGCGACGCGCCATGACTCACCGGACCGAGCCGGCTGGATCGAAATGGTCGGCCGAGCGCTGAAGGAAATTCGAGCCGGCGCCCTGCAGAAGATCGTGCTCGCTCGTCGCGCGTGCTTTACGCTCGACCGGCCGGCCGACCCGTTTTTTTTGATCCGGCGCATACGAGACGAAAGCGGGAAGTGCTTCCTTTATGCCGGAGTGCATGGGGCGGGGTTCGCGTTCATCGGCGCTTCGCCCGAGCGATTGTTTTCGCGAAGCGGACGTCAGATTTTGAGCGAGGCGCTGGCGGGAACCCGCCCGCGTGGCACGTCGCCCGCCGAAGACGCGGCAGCCGCTCGCGCGCTACTCGGCGATCCCAAAGAACGGCGGGAACACCGGCTTGTAGTGGACGGCATCCTCGAATCTTTGAAGTCTTTGACCACGGACCTGCGCGCCGCCGAAGAGCCAGAAATCTTGAAGCTTGCCCGGGTTCTCCATCTACTGACGCCGATTGAAGGGCGGTTGGCGGACGGTGTCGACGACGGCCAATTGCTTCACGCTCTTCATCCCACTCCCGCGCTCGGCGGCCAACCCCGCGTCGCGGCCCTAGATCGAATCGCCCAGCTCGAAGCCTTCGACCGCGGGTGGTACGGCGGGCCTATCGGTTGGATCTCGCGCGACGCTGCCGAATTTGCGGTTGCGATCCGATGCGGGCTGGTGTCGAGTTCGATGCTTTGTTTGTTCGCAGGAGCGGGAATCGTTGAGGGCTCTGACCCCGAGAGAGAATGGGCCGAAACCGAGTCGAAGCTCTCCGGCTTCCTCGCGATGCTGGGTTGCTGA